From a region of the Mercurialis annua linkage group LG1-X, ddMerAnnu1.2, whole genome shotgun sequence genome:
- the LOC126686734 gene encoding uncharacterized protein LOC126686734 isoform X2, which translates to MVGMTINSRDRLVSLLKSSIDKSSKLEILRQLKNNLQENDADSSSLADFLPRLFELTSDQYSPVRKCVTEIIGEIGTKHVEFVPEIVPVLVSILEDSTPAVARQAITCALNLFRSTLYKLAIKGLYTSELDDALQLSWSSMLEFKEKIYSIAFQPGSGGVRLLALKFVEAVILLYTPDPNGPSEPPSHEGETLEFNITWFRGGHPVLNVGDLSVEASKKVGLLLDQLRFPTLKSLNNLVIVVLINSLATIANKRPPYYGRILSVLLGLGSTGSDTEIMRASGANLALKNAFLTCLKCIHPGAAPWRDRLIGALSKMKAGGLTDEALRLISKNTGSTEEEEVSTPARDRENTTEVLDGVHSKLRRKRSGAEENIEVAEDDNMSGKRVKQMHSVSDECTKELNTNITVSQNDISPDGPTEDETGPVQQLVAMFGALVAQGEKAVGSLEILISSISADLLAEVVMANMRYLPVSHSRAEGGDESLANMTIVGSNSQAKYPSSFLTNVLFLSTSFPQIASRLNTIQSASSDVELTSQGQEEHHVASTVDRDVVYAKISQAGNEVLPSDLAAPSNVISSAMELDVPSDIQDIGNLESEIPGLDSCARNDGLSETMGASSMVSTDIEDVNQDQVTSLDGSSNMDILPAISTERSEELSPKAAVVDSNSQISSTAVSVGVPCTVVLPKMSAPVVDLAEEQKDELQILSFKHIVEAYKQIATSGGSQVRFSLLACLGVEFPSELDPWKLLQEHILSDYVNHEGHELTLRVLYRLFGEVEEDRDFFSSTTAASVYETFLCTIAETLRDSFPPSDKSLSRLLGEAPYLPKSVLNLLESLCCPGNCDKAEKDFQSGDRVTQGLSIMWSLILMRPPIREVCLKIALQSAVHHLEEVRMKAIRLVANKLYPISSIAQKIEDFAKEKLLSTVNNDCTEIIDLEGSVIEAQKDSSKEKPSNDHKSASPTSKDICDTHQAHTAPSVSSLSIAEAQRCMSLYFALCTKKHSLFREIFVIYKSASKELKQAAHRHIPILVRTMGSSPELLEIISDPPSGSEDLLLQVIQTLTDGAVPSSELLFTIRKLYDSKLKDIEILIPVLPFLPKDEVLQTFTHLVNLPPDKFQVALSRVLQGSPHSGPVLGPAEVLIAIHGIDPEKDGIPLKKVTDACNACFEQRQMFTQQVIAKVLNQLVEQIPLPLLFMRTVLQAIGAFPALVEFIMEILSRLVSKQIWKYPKLWVGFLKCAFLTKPQSFSVLLQLPPPQLENALNKTAALKAPLVAHASQPHIKASLPRSTRVVLGIDSDQDTSSQAQTSQAQTGDTSNSEKEVLTEKSKESSSAS; encoded by the exons ATGGTGGGAATGACGATTAATTCGAGAGACAGGCTCGTAAGCCTATTGAAATCTTCAATTGATAAATCATCAAAGCTCGAAATCTTACGTCAATTGAAGAATAATCTTCAAGAAAACGACGCCGATTCTTCTTCATTGGCGGATTTTCTTCCTCGCCTCTTTGAGTTGACGTCTGATCAATACTCTCCGGTCCGCAAATGTGTCACTGA GATTATTGGAGAAATTGGAACTAAGCATGTCGAATTTGTGCCGGAAATTGTGCCGGTTTTGGTTAGTATATTGGAAGATAGTACGCCGGCCGTTGCTAGACAAGCTATTACTTGTGCACTTAATCTTTTTAGGTCTACTCTGTATAAACTTGCCATTAAG GGTCTTTACACTAGTGAGTTGGATGATGCGCTTCAGTTATCGTGGTCATCAATGTTAGAGTTCAAGGAAAAAATTTACTCCATAGCTTTTCAG CCTGGAAGTGGTGGGGTAAGATTGCTAGCTCTGAAGTTTGTTGAAGCAGTCATTCTTCTTTACACACCTGATCCTAATGGCCCTTCTGAACCTCCGAGTCATGAAG GGGAAACTTTGGAATTTAATATAACATGGTTTCGCGGGGGACATCCTGTCCTAAATGTTGGAGATCTGTCGGTTGAGGCCAGCAAAAAAGTGGGTCTATTGCTTGATCAGCTTAGGTTCCCGACGTTGAAGTCTCTCAACAACTTGGTTATCGTTGTTCTTATAAATAG TCTTGCTACTATTGCAAATAAAAGGCCTCCATACTATGGGCGAATCCTGTCAGTTTTGCTTGGTTTGGGTTCCACAGGATCAGATACTGAAATTATGCGTGCTTCTGGTGCAAATCTTGCTTTAAAAAATGCCTTTCTCACCTGCTTGAAATGTATTCATCCTGGTGCTGCACCG TGGCGGGATCGTTTAATTGGTGCACTAAGCAAGATGAAAGCTGGAGGGCTGACTGATGAGGCCCTACGTCTAATTTCCAAGAACACCGGAAGTACAGAGGAGGAAGAAGTTTCAACGCCTGCTCGG GATAGGGAAAATACAACTGAAGTATTGGATGGCGTTCATAGTAAACTCCGAAGAAAAAGATCTGGGGCAGAGGAGAACATTGAGGTGGCTGAAGATGATAATATGTCTGGAAAACGTGTCAAACAAATGCATAGTGTCTCGGATGAATGTACTAAAGAACTGAATACGAATATTACCGTATCTCAGAATGACATATCACCTGATGGACCCACAGAAGATGAAACTGGACCTGTACAACAACTTGTTGCTATGTTTGGAGCCTTGGTTGCTCAAGGTGAAAAGGCTGTTGGTTCTTTGGAGATTCTTATTTCAAGTATCTCTGCTGACTTGCTAGCTGAAGTGGTGATGGCTAATATGCGCTACCTTCCTGTTAGTCATTCACGAGCTGAAGGAGGGGACGAATCACTAGCAAACATGACTATAGTTGGAAGCAACAGTCAAGCCAAATATCCATCATCATTTCTGACGAATGTACTTTTTCTTTCCACTTCTTTCCCTCAAATAGCTTCACGGTTAAATACTATCCAGTCAGCATCCAGTGACGTAGAG CTTACATCACAAGGGCAGGAAGAACACCACGTTGCCTCCACAGTCGATAGAGATGTCGTATATGCTAAAATTAGCCAGGCTGGAAATGAAGTTTTACCTTCTGATTTAGCGGCTCCTTCAAATGTGATTTCATCTGCTATGGAGTTAGACGTTCCATCAGATATCCAAGATATTGGCAATTTAGAGAGTGAGATCCCTGGCCTTGACTCTTGTGCTCGTAATGATGGGTTATCTGAAACCATGGGCGCTTCTTCAATGGTGTCTACTGATATAGAGGATGTCAATCAAGATCAAGTTACAAGCTTGGATGGAAGCTCGAACATGGATATACTTCCAGCAATATCAACAGAGAGGTCGGAGGAACTTAGTCCAAAAGCAGCAGTTGTGGATTCTAATAGCCAGATCTCTTCAACCGCAGTTTCTGTGGGTGTACCTTGTACTGTTGTCCTGCCTAAGATGTCAGCACCTGTTGTTGACCTTGCAGAAGAACAGAAGGACGAACTGCaaattttgtcttttaaacACATTGTTGAGGCATATAAGCAAATAGCAACTTCAGGAGGTTCACAAGTCCGCTTTTCCTTACTTGCTTGTTTAGGAGTTGAG TTTCCCTCAGAGTTAGATCCATGGAAACTTCTTCAAGAGCATATATTGTCAGATTATGTGAACCATGAG GGACACGAGTTGACATTGCGTGTCCTCTACAGGTTATTTGGCGAGGTTGAAGAGGACCGTGATTTCTTTTCCTCCACAACTGCTGCTTCCGTATATGAGACGTTTCTTTGCACCATT GCTGAAACACTTAGAGACTCTTTCCCTCCTTCAGACAAATCTTTAAGTAGATTGCTAGGTGAAGCTCCTTATCTGCCAAAATCAGTTTTGAATTTATTGGAATCCTTGTGTTGTCCTGGAAATTGTGATAAAGCTGAGAAGGATTTCCAAAGTGGGGATCGAGTTACTCAAGGTCTCAGTATTATGTGGAGCCTGATTTTGATGAGGCCGCCGATACGAGAAGTTTGCTTGAAAATTGCTTTGCAg AGTGCAGTTCATCATTTGGAGGAAGTGCGTATGAAGGCAATTCGCCTG GTGGCAAACAAGCTTTATCCTATTTCATCCATTGCTCAAAAAATAGAAGATTTTGCCAAGGAAAAGTTACTTTCTACCGTAAATAATGACTGTACAGAGATAATAGACTTGGAAGGATCAGTCATTGAAGCACAGAAG GATAGCAGTAAGGAAAAACCATCAAATGATCATAAGTCAGCAAGCCCCACCAGTAAAGACATCTGTGACACTCATCAAGCACACACAGCTCCGAGTGTGTCATCTCTCTCAATAGCTGAGGCTCAGCGATGCATGTCACTGTACTTTGCCTTGTGCACTAAG AAGCATTCCCTATTTCGcgaaatttttgttatttacaagAGTGCTTCAAAGGAACTTAAGCAG GCAGCTCATCGCCATATTCCTATACTAGTTCGTACTATGGGTTCATCACCTGAACTTCTTGAAATTATATCAGACCCTCCAAGTGGAAGTGAGGATCTTCTGCTGCAG GTCATACAAACTTTGACAGACGGGGCAGTTCCTTCTTCAGAACTATTGTTCACCATCAGAAAGTTATATGATTCAAAACTAAAG GATATAGAGATTCTGATTCCAGTATTGCCGTTCCTACCGAAAGACGAG GTTTTGCAGACCTTTACCCATCTTGTCAATCTTCCTCCGGATAAGTTTCAAGTTGCACTTTCACGTGTACTTCAG GGATCGCCTCACTCTGGTCCAGTGCTCGGTCCAGCTGAAGTGCTAATCGCCATTCATGGGATTGATCCTGAAAAGGATGGGATCCCTTTGAAGAAG GTGACAGACGCGTGTAATGCTTGTTTTGAGCAGCGGCAGATGTTTACTCAACAAGTTATTGCGAAGGTTTTGAATCAGTTG GTTGAGCAGATTCCTCTTCCTTTACTATTTATGCGTACAGTTTTACAAGCTATTGGTGCTTTTCCTGCATTG GTTGAGTTCATCATGGAGATTCTTTCTCGTCTCGTTAGCAAACAG ATATGGAAATACCCAAAGTTGTGGGTAGGATTCTTGAAGTGCGCATTCTTGACGAAGCCTCAGTCATTCAGTGTGTTGCTTCAG
- the LOC126686734 gene encoding uncharacterized protein LOC126686734 isoform X1, with amino-acid sequence MVGMTINSRDRLVSLLKSSIDKSSKLEILRQLKNNLQENDADSSSLADFLPRLFELTSDQYSPVRKCVTEIIGEIGTKHVEFVPEIVPVLVSILEDSTPAVARQAITCALNLFRSTLYKLAIKGLYTSELDDALQLSWSSMLEFKEKIYSIAFQPGSGGVRLLALKFVEAVILLYTPDPNGPSEPPSHEGETLEFNITWFRGGHPVLNVGDLSVEASKKVGLLLDQLRFPTLKSLNNLVIVVLINSLATIANKRPPYYGRILSVLLGLGSTGSDTEIMRASGANLALKNAFLTCLKCIHPGAAPWRDRLIGALSKMKAGGLTDEALRLISKNTGSTEEEEVSTPARDRENTTEVLDGVHSKLRRKRSGAEENIEVAEDDNMSGKRVKQMHSVSDECTKELNTNITVSQNDISPDGPTEDETGPVQQLVAMFGALVAQGEKAVGSLEILISSISADLLAEVVMANMRYLPVSHSRAEGGDESLANMTIVGSNSQAKYPSSFLTNVLFLSTSFPQIASRLNTIQSASSDVEQLTSQGQEEHHVASTVDRDVVYAKISQAGNEVLPSDLAAPSNVISSAMELDVPSDIQDIGNLESEIPGLDSCARNDGLSETMGASSMVSTDIEDVNQDQVTSLDGSSNMDILPAISTERSEELSPKAAVVDSNSQISSTAVSVGVPCTVVLPKMSAPVVDLAEEQKDELQILSFKHIVEAYKQIATSGGSQVRFSLLACLGVEFPSELDPWKLLQEHILSDYVNHEGHELTLRVLYRLFGEVEEDRDFFSSTTAASVYETFLCTIAETLRDSFPPSDKSLSRLLGEAPYLPKSVLNLLESLCCPGNCDKAEKDFQSGDRVTQGLSIMWSLILMRPPIREVCLKIALQSAVHHLEEVRMKAIRLVANKLYPISSIAQKIEDFAKEKLLSTVNNDCTEIIDLEGSVIEAQKDSSKEKPSNDHKSASPTSKDICDTHQAHTAPSVSSLSIAEAQRCMSLYFALCTKKHSLFREIFVIYKSASKELKQAAHRHIPILVRTMGSSPELLEIISDPPSGSEDLLLQVIQTLTDGAVPSSELLFTIRKLYDSKLKDIEILIPVLPFLPKDEVLQTFTHLVNLPPDKFQVALSRVLQGSPHSGPVLGPAEVLIAIHGIDPEKDGIPLKKVTDACNACFEQRQMFTQQVIAKVLNQLVEQIPLPLLFMRTVLQAIGAFPALVEFIMEILSRLVSKQIWKYPKLWVGFLKCAFLTKPQSFSVLLQLPPPQLENALNKTAALKAPLVAHASQPHIKASLPRSTRVVLGIDSDQDTSSQAQTSQAQTGDTSNSEKEVLTEKSKESSSAS; translated from the exons ATGGTGGGAATGACGATTAATTCGAGAGACAGGCTCGTAAGCCTATTGAAATCTTCAATTGATAAATCATCAAAGCTCGAAATCTTACGTCAATTGAAGAATAATCTTCAAGAAAACGACGCCGATTCTTCTTCATTGGCGGATTTTCTTCCTCGCCTCTTTGAGTTGACGTCTGATCAATACTCTCCGGTCCGCAAATGTGTCACTGA GATTATTGGAGAAATTGGAACTAAGCATGTCGAATTTGTGCCGGAAATTGTGCCGGTTTTGGTTAGTATATTGGAAGATAGTACGCCGGCCGTTGCTAGACAAGCTATTACTTGTGCACTTAATCTTTTTAGGTCTACTCTGTATAAACTTGCCATTAAG GGTCTTTACACTAGTGAGTTGGATGATGCGCTTCAGTTATCGTGGTCATCAATGTTAGAGTTCAAGGAAAAAATTTACTCCATAGCTTTTCAG CCTGGAAGTGGTGGGGTAAGATTGCTAGCTCTGAAGTTTGTTGAAGCAGTCATTCTTCTTTACACACCTGATCCTAATGGCCCTTCTGAACCTCCGAGTCATGAAG GGGAAACTTTGGAATTTAATATAACATGGTTTCGCGGGGGACATCCTGTCCTAAATGTTGGAGATCTGTCGGTTGAGGCCAGCAAAAAAGTGGGTCTATTGCTTGATCAGCTTAGGTTCCCGACGTTGAAGTCTCTCAACAACTTGGTTATCGTTGTTCTTATAAATAG TCTTGCTACTATTGCAAATAAAAGGCCTCCATACTATGGGCGAATCCTGTCAGTTTTGCTTGGTTTGGGTTCCACAGGATCAGATACTGAAATTATGCGTGCTTCTGGTGCAAATCTTGCTTTAAAAAATGCCTTTCTCACCTGCTTGAAATGTATTCATCCTGGTGCTGCACCG TGGCGGGATCGTTTAATTGGTGCACTAAGCAAGATGAAAGCTGGAGGGCTGACTGATGAGGCCCTACGTCTAATTTCCAAGAACACCGGAAGTACAGAGGAGGAAGAAGTTTCAACGCCTGCTCGG GATAGGGAAAATACAACTGAAGTATTGGATGGCGTTCATAGTAAACTCCGAAGAAAAAGATCTGGGGCAGAGGAGAACATTGAGGTGGCTGAAGATGATAATATGTCTGGAAAACGTGTCAAACAAATGCATAGTGTCTCGGATGAATGTACTAAAGAACTGAATACGAATATTACCGTATCTCAGAATGACATATCACCTGATGGACCCACAGAAGATGAAACTGGACCTGTACAACAACTTGTTGCTATGTTTGGAGCCTTGGTTGCTCAAGGTGAAAAGGCTGTTGGTTCTTTGGAGATTCTTATTTCAAGTATCTCTGCTGACTTGCTAGCTGAAGTGGTGATGGCTAATATGCGCTACCTTCCTGTTAGTCATTCACGAGCTGAAGGAGGGGACGAATCACTAGCAAACATGACTATAGTTGGAAGCAACAGTCAAGCCAAATATCCATCATCATTTCTGACGAATGTACTTTTTCTTTCCACTTCTTTCCCTCAAATAGCTTCACGGTTAAATACTATCCAGTCAGCATCCAGTGACGTAGAG CAGCTTACATCACAAGGGCAGGAAGAACACCACGTTGCCTCCACAGTCGATAGAGATGTCGTATATGCTAAAATTAGCCAGGCTGGAAATGAAGTTTTACCTTCTGATTTAGCGGCTCCTTCAAATGTGATTTCATCTGCTATGGAGTTAGACGTTCCATCAGATATCCAAGATATTGGCAATTTAGAGAGTGAGATCCCTGGCCTTGACTCTTGTGCTCGTAATGATGGGTTATCTGAAACCATGGGCGCTTCTTCAATGGTGTCTACTGATATAGAGGATGTCAATCAAGATCAAGTTACAAGCTTGGATGGAAGCTCGAACATGGATATACTTCCAGCAATATCAACAGAGAGGTCGGAGGAACTTAGTCCAAAAGCAGCAGTTGTGGATTCTAATAGCCAGATCTCTTCAACCGCAGTTTCTGTGGGTGTACCTTGTACTGTTGTCCTGCCTAAGATGTCAGCACCTGTTGTTGACCTTGCAGAAGAACAGAAGGACGAACTGCaaattttgtcttttaaacACATTGTTGAGGCATATAAGCAAATAGCAACTTCAGGAGGTTCACAAGTCCGCTTTTCCTTACTTGCTTGTTTAGGAGTTGAG TTTCCCTCAGAGTTAGATCCATGGAAACTTCTTCAAGAGCATATATTGTCAGATTATGTGAACCATGAG GGACACGAGTTGACATTGCGTGTCCTCTACAGGTTATTTGGCGAGGTTGAAGAGGACCGTGATTTCTTTTCCTCCACAACTGCTGCTTCCGTATATGAGACGTTTCTTTGCACCATT GCTGAAACACTTAGAGACTCTTTCCCTCCTTCAGACAAATCTTTAAGTAGATTGCTAGGTGAAGCTCCTTATCTGCCAAAATCAGTTTTGAATTTATTGGAATCCTTGTGTTGTCCTGGAAATTGTGATAAAGCTGAGAAGGATTTCCAAAGTGGGGATCGAGTTACTCAAGGTCTCAGTATTATGTGGAGCCTGATTTTGATGAGGCCGCCGATACGAGAAGTTTGCTTGAAAATTGCTTTGCAg AGTGCAGTTCATCATTTGGAGGAAGTGCGTATGAAGGCAATTCGCCTG GTGGCAAACAAGCTTTATCCTATTTCATCCATTGCTCAAAAAATAGAAGATTTTGCCAAGGAAAAGTTACTTTCTACCGTAAATAATGACTGTACAGAGATAATAGACTTGGAAGGATCAGTCATTGAAGCACAGAAG GATAGCAGTAAGGAAAAACCATCAAATGATCATAAGTCAGCAAGCCCCACCAGTAAAGACATCTGTGACACTCATCAAGCACACACAGCTCCGAGTGTGTCATCTCTCTCAATAGCTGAGGCTCAGCGATGCATGTCACTGTACTTTGCCTTGTGCACTAAG AAGCATTCCCTATTTCGcgaaatttttgttatttacaagAGTGCTTCAAAGGAACTTAAGCAG GCAGCTCATCGCCATATTCCTATACTAGTTCGTACTATGGGTTCATCACCTGAACTTCTTGAAATTATATCAGACCCTCCAAGTGGAAGTGAGGATCTTCTGCTGCAG GTCATACAAACTTTGACAGACGGGGCAGTTCCTTCTTCAGAACTATTGTTCACCATCAGAAAGTTATATGATTCAAAACTAAAG GATATAGAGATTCTGATTCCAGTATTGCCGTTCCTACCGAAAGACGAG GTTTTGCAGACCTTTACCCATCTTGTCAATCTTCCTCCGGATAAGTTTCAAGTTGCACTTTCACGTGTACTTCAG GGATCGCCTCACTCTGGTCCAGTGCTCGGTCCAGCTGAAGTGCTAATCGCCATTCATGGGATTGATCCTGAAAAGGATGGGATCCCTTTGAAGAAG GTGACAGACGCGTGTAATGCTTGTTTTGAGCAGCGGCAGATGTTTACTCAACAAGTTATTGCGAAGGTTTTGAATCAGTTG GTTGAGCAGATTCCTCTTCCTTTACTATTTATGCGTACAGTTTTACAAGCTATTGGTGCTTTTCCTGCATTG GTTGAGTTCATCATGGAGATTCTTTCTCGTCTCGTTAGCAAACAG ATATGGAAATACCCAAAGTTGTGGGTAGGATTCTTGAAGTGCGCATTCTTGACGAAGCCTCAGTCATTCAGTGTGTTGCTTCAG
- the LOC126655298 gene encoding rhodanese-like domain-containing protein 10: MSIQLNHIHTHSLKQPNPFLITSTPKKPVKFQVKAASNAQQLIQSGTVKPILPKDAAMAMSSDGYVLLDIRPVWEREKARVVGSLHAPLFVEDMDMSPLTLLKKWVHFGYIGLWTGQNFTMINPEFLKLVESFVPDKEAKVLVACGEGLRSMMAVSKLYEGGYKNLGWLAGGFNRAKDGDFSEIEGPEKLQYATIGGASYYFFQILILLQVVGKSN, encoded by the exons ATGTCAATACAACTAAACCACATCCACACACACTCTTTGAAACAACCCAACCCATTTCTCATCACTTCCACTCCCAAAAAACCAGTAAAATTTCAAGTAAAAGCAGCATCCAATGCCCAGCAGCTCATACAATCCGGCACCGTTAAGCCCATTCTGCCGAAGGATGCAGCCATGGCTATGAGCTCAGATGGCTATGTGCTCCTTGATATTAGACCAGTCTGGGAAAGAGAGAAGGCCAGAGTTGTAGGGTCACTGCACGCGCCGCTGTTTGTGGAGGACATGGATATGAGTCCGTTAACTCTGTTGAAAAAATGGGTTCATTTTGGCTACATTGGGTTATGGACTGGTCAGAATTTCACCATGATTAATCCTGAGTTTCTTAAGTTGGTCGAGAGTTTTGTTCCTGATAAGGAGGCTAAGGTTCTTGTGGCTTGCGGTGAAGGTCTTCG GTCGATGATGGCTGTTTCGAAGTTGTACGAGGGAGGATATAAGAACCTCGGATGGTTGGCCGGAGGATTTAACCGCGCTAAAGATGGTGATTTCTCAGAAATTGAAGGACCCGAGAAATTGCAGTATGCAACTATAGGAGGCGCGTCCTACTATTTCTTTCAAATATTGATTCTGTTACAAGTAGTTGGGAAGAGCAATTGA